One region of Actinomycetes bacterium genomic DNA includes:
- the purM gene encoding phosphoribosylformylglycinamidine cyclo-ligase, with translation MTGADGAAGNGQAAPAPASYAAAGVDVVAGERAVDLMRTSVAAATRPEVLDGFGGFAGLFDLSIAKEYQRPVLATSTDGVGTKVAIARALDRHDTIGRDLVAMIVDDIVVTGAEPLFLTDYIATGRVEPERIAAIVSGIAAGCAEAGVALIGGETAEHPGLMAPDEYDLAGAATGIVEADLRLGPHLVKPGDVLVGLGASGLHSNGYSLARAVLHRDDPAALAEVVPALGRTIGEELLEPTRIYTRLCLSLARSNIGVHAMSHVTGGGLAANVGRVLPQGLIAVISRATWAPLPIFSLIAERGNISRLEMETAFNMGIGMVVVAEPASLTGIFEQAAQAGVPAVAMGEVRVQQQGDQGDAPAKGGTGGIAMLTGDYPTAG, from the coding sequence ATGACTGGTGCTGATGGTGCTGCTGGCAATGGCCAAGCCGCTCCGGCGCCTGCGTCTTATGCGGCGGCCGGGGTTGACGTGGTCGCGGGTGAGCGTGCCGTCGATCTGATGCGGACCAGTGTGGCGGCAGCCACGCGACCGGAAGTTCTCGACGGCTTCGGCGGTTTTGCCGGGTTGTTCGACCTATCGATCGCCAAGGAATATCAGCGACCGGTACTTGCGACGTCCACTGATGGAGTGGGCACCAAGGTCGCCATCGCCCGCGCGCTAGATCGCCACGACACCATCGGTCGAGATCTCGTGGCAATGATCGTGGACGACATTGTGGTCACCGGCGCGGAGCCATTGTTCCTTACCGACTACATTGCGACTGGTCGAGTGGAACCTGAGCGAATCGCGGCCATCGTGTCGGGGATTGCCGCCGGGTGCGCGGAGGCGGGTGTTGCCTTAATCGGCGGAGAGACCGCGGAGCATCCTGGACTGATGGCTCCAGACGAGTACGACCTCGCCGGGGCAGCAACCGGTATCGTCGAAGCAGACTTGCGACTGGGTCCGCACCTCGTAAAGCCCGGCGACGTGCTAGTCGGCCTTGGGGCCTCGGGGTTGCACTCCAATGGCTACTCGCTCGCTCGGGCGGTGTTGCATCGGGACGATCCGGCGGCACTTGCCGAGGTCGTCCCAGCGCTTGGGCGGACCATCGGGGAAGAACTACTGGAGCCCACTCGGATTTACACTCGACTCTGCTTGTCGTTGGCTCGCTCGAACATCGGGGTGCACGCGATGTCCCACGTCACTGGCGGCGGTTTGGCTGCCAACGTGGGCAGGGTACTTCCGCAGGGTCTGATTGCGGTGATTAGTCGTGCCACCTGGGCGCCACTACCGATCTTCTCGCTGATCGCAGAGCGGGGGAATATCTCGCGACTAGAGATGGAGACCGCCTTCAATATGGGCATCGGCATGGTTGTGGTGGCTGAACCGGCATCGCTAACCGGAATTTTTGAACAGGCTGCTCAAGCCGGGGTCCCAGCGGTAGCTATGGGCGAAGTCCGGGTGCAGCAGCAGGGGGATCAGGGTGACGCACCCGCGAAAGGTGGCACAGGTGGCATCGCTATGTTGACGGGAGATTACCCCACGGCTGGCTAG
- the purF gene encoding amidophosphoribosyltransferase: MTRGDGRLNHNLLDHDKAPQDECGVFGIWAPGEAVSQLSYFGLYALQHRGQESAGIAVSDGSRIVVYKEMGLVSQVFNEEILESMPGHFAIGHCRYSTTGASVWENAQPTFRPTSGGSIALAHNGNLTNTAQLADQAAAAAAAAESGELELGAGLAQSDTELMATLLAAHSGGSLADAALSVLPDLAGAFSLVFMDQHTLYAARDPHGIRPLVLGRLQQGWVVASETAALDIVGAAFVREIEPGELIEIDDSGVRSQRFAPAEPKGCLFEFVYLARPDTRISGRQVEEVRTDTGRRLAREFPADADLVIPVPESGRYAAIGYAQESGIPFAEGLVKNSYVGRTFIQPSQSIRQLGIRLKLNPLRGVIEGKRLVVVDDSIVRGNTQAALVKMLREYGAREVHVRISSPPVKWPCFFGIDFATRTELIANKMTVAQICESIGADSLGYVSVAELTEATGVPADQLCRACFDGVYPMPLPAEHALGDVLTASLPGATMLRDGTEVGAQPS, translated from the coding sequence GTGACGCGCGGAGACGGGCGGTTGAATCACAACCTTCTCGATCATGACAAGGCCCCTCAAGACGAGTGTGGCGTGTTCGGAATTTGGGCGCCCGGTGAGGCGGTTTCCCAACTCAGTTACTTCGGGCTGTACGCGCTGCAGCATCGCGGGCAAGAGTCAGCGGGGATCGCGGTAAGCGACGGCAGCCGGATCGTGGTCTACAAGGAGATGGGGCTGGTTAGCCAAGTCTTCAACGAGGAAATTCTGGAAAGTATGCCAGGGCACTTCGCGATTGGGCATTGCCGCTACTCCACGACTGGTGCCAGTGTTTGGGAGAACGCGCAACCTACATTCCGGCCAACCTCCGGTGGCAGTATCGCTTTGGCTCACAACGGCAACCTGACGAATACGGCGCAACTCGCCGATCAGGCAGCCGCAGCCGCGGCCGCGGCCGAGTCTGGCGAACTTGAGTTGGGCGCCGGTCTGGCCCAATCAGACACCGAACTGATGGCGACGCTGTTGGCAGCGCATTCTGGCGGGTCGCTCGCCGATGCCGCGCTGTCGGTACTGCCGGATTTGGCAGGGGCGTTTTCGCTGGTCTTTATGGATCAGCACACCCTGTATGCCGCTCGTGATCCGCACGGTATCCGTCCGCTGGTGCTGGGCCGGTTGCAGCAGGGGTGGGTGGTAGCGAGCGAAACGGCAGCCCTCGACATCGTCGGTGCCGCCTTCGTGCGTGAAATCGAGCCAGGCGAACTCATCGAGATCGATGACTCTGGTGTGCGTAGCCAGCGCTTCGCCCCGGCTGAGCCGAAAGGCTGTCTGTTCGAGTTTGTCTACTTGGCTCGGCCTGACACTCGGATCTCCGGTCGCCAGGTTGAAGAAGTGCGCACGGACACTGGCCGACGGTTGGCTCGTGAGTTTCCGGCCGACGCTGACCTCGTCATTCCGGTCCCAGAGTCTGGCCGATATGCAGCCATCGGCTATGCCCAAGAGTCCGGGATTCCGTTTGCTGAAGGATTGGTTAAGAACTCCTACGTAGGCCGTACTTTCATTCAGCCGTCACAATCCATCAGACAGCTCGGCATCCGCTTGAAGTTGAACCCACTTCGAGGAGTTATCGAGGGTAAGCGGTTGGTCGTTGTCGACGACTCCATCGTGCGGGGCAACACTCAAGCCGCCTTGGTCAAAATGCTGCGGGAGTATGGTGCTCGTGAAGTTCACGTGCGCATTTCCAGCCCACCAGTGAAATGGCCCTGCTTCTTCGGCATTGACTTCGCTACTCGGACCGAGCTCATTGCTAACAAGATGACAGTCGCCCAGATTTGCGAATCTATCGGCGCAGACAGCCTGGGATATGTCTCGGTAGCTGAACTCACGGAGGCCACCGGCGTTCCTGCTGATCAACTTTGCCGGGCTTGCTTCGACGGGGTCTATCCGATGCCACTTCCCGCGGAACACGCGCTGGGGGATGTGCTCACCGCCTCGCTGCCAGGTGCCACGATGTTGCGCGATGGGACTGAGGTTGGAGCCCAGCCGTCATGA
- a CDS encoding DUF3558 domain-containing protein, with protein MNRLAIAAVAALVTALTGCISAEDPADVPTAATTAPATADQRCDLVTSEQLQQLFGKEFTGPTPTSASNQQQAECQWTAADQAALVLVKVSDGGGKFLYRENVRAAEENIGAVQQVKVKGAESAYLLPRLGRVGMIVAGNYTEVTTLIPGATDEQIVQLAEVVAGNAK; from the coding sequence ATGAATCGGCTGGCAATTGCGGCGGTCGCGGCACTAGTCACCGCGCTTACTGGGTGTATCTCAGCCGAAGATCCAGCGGATGTGCCGACCGCAGCGACAACCGCACCCGCTACTGCGGATCAACGCTGTGATCTGGTGACATCGGAACAACTCCAGCAGCTATTTGGCAAAGAGTTCACCGGTCCCACCCCCACTTCGGCCTCAAATCAACAGCAAGCAGAATGTCAATGGACGGCCGCAGATCAAGCCGCGCTGGTGCTGGTGAAGGTTTCTGATGGTGGCGGCAAGTTCCTATATCGCGAAAATGTTCGCGCGGCCGAGGAAAATATCGGCGCCGTACAGCAGGTCAAGGTGAAGGGGGCTGAGTCTGCTTACCTCCTTCCCCGTCTAGGGAGAGTCGGCATGATCGTGGCTGGCAACTACACCGAGGTAACCACCCTGATTCCCGGTGCTACTGATGAGCAGATTGTGCAGTTGGCTGAGGTTGTCGCAGGCAATGCCAAGTGA
- a CDS encoding TerC/Alx family metal homeostasis membrane protein yields MLGPCPYTRRVDLELTAGVWLVTLAVILGLFVLDLGMAVARPHAVGFREAAIWSVFYIGVAIVFGIVFSVWAGGDFGAQYFAGYIVEKTLSIDNLFVFVIIMSAFAVPPQHQQKLLILGIALALVMRAIFIAMGAALLAYFSFMFLLFGVLLIYTGFALYKHRDEDPDVGDNVLVVATKKLLPTTDEYVGGKLFTRIKGKLTATPMFIGLIAIGTTDLLFALDSIPAVFGVTSEPYIVFVANAFALLGLRALFFLVKGLLDRLVHLSIGLAIILVFIGVKLVLHWAHGIWPAVPEVSTGFSLAVILVVITITTITSVLAVRKDPSLVAHAGSVRGHDDTPAAPAAETPSDERPTES; encoded by the coding sequence ATGCTTGGACCCTGCCCGTACACTCGTCGGGTGGATCTTGAGCTCACGGCGGGCGTTTGGCTCGTCACGCTAGCCGTCATACTCGGGCTCTTTGTTCTGGACCTCGGTATGGCGGTTGCCCGCCCGCATGCAGTGGGGTTCCGCGAGGCCGCGATCTGGTCAGTCTTCTACATTGGCGTCGCCATCGTCTTTGGCATTGTGTTCAGCGTGTGGGCCGGGGGTGATTTCGGGGCGCAGTACTTTGCCGGCTATATCGTGGAAAAGACGTTGTCGATCGACAACTTGTTTGTCTTCGTAATCATCATGTCGGCGTTCGCGGTACCGCCCCAGCACCAGCAGAAACTCCTCATTTTGGGAATCGCGCTGGCGTTAGTCATGCGAGCGATCTTCATCGCCATGGGTGCCGCGCTGCTTGCCTACTTCTCCTTTATGTTCCTACTTTTCGGCGTTTTGCTGATCTACACCGGGTTCGCCCTATACAAGCACCGTGACGAGGACCCCGATGTTGGCGATAACGTACTCGTGGTTGCCACTAAGAAACTCCTACCCACCACGGATGAATATGTCGGCGGGAAACTCTTCACCCGGATCAAAGGTAAGCTCACTGCCACCCCGATGTTCATCGGACTAATAGCCATCGGCACCACCGATCTGCTGTTCGCATTGGACTCGATCCCCGCCGTTTTCGGCGTGACCTCAGAGCCATATATCGTGTTCGTCGCCAACGCCTTCGCCCTGCTAGGCCTGCGGGCACTGTTCTTCTTAGTGAAGGGGCTATTAGACCGGCTGGTACATCTGTCAATCGGCCTGGCCATCATTTTGGTGTTCATCGGCGTCAAGCTCGTCCTGCATTGGGCGCACGGGATCTGGCCGGCAGTTCCTGAAGTAAGCACCGGATTCTCGCTGGCCGTTATCCTCGTCGTCATCACCATCACCACAATCACCAGCGTGCTAGCGGTGCGTAAGGATCCGAGCCTGGTCGCTCATGCCGGCTCAGTCCGCGGCCACGACGACACACCAGCGGCGCCCGCGGCTGAGACTCCCAGTGATGAACGACCCACCGAGTCGTAG
- a CDS encoding MFS transporter has translation MAESTSSTGTSSVASDTGGKSSGQRTLVITAMVFVTGMTFIDQTIVSIGAPVIEKDLGISDEAVQWIINGYLLGLAATFALMGRMADVYGHRRMVIIGTVVFAFSSLMCGLTPSGEWAGVWLIGWRFIEGVGAAMLFPAALAIVVAAFTISTRGRALALFFAITGGLTAIGPLLGGYLVEWDWRSIFWVNIPIAVIALVLTGLCHVETQRQDEPIDWGGAVFTIVGMGLSVLGFQQAGTWGWESPATWSCILGGFAVLALFLRYETKQEYPLIKVQIFTDRAFQADNAVLFFLSMAFVPVFFFLSVYAQAALGYSAQESGLFLMWFFLGFVIAAQVGGALLDSRGSKPPMLLGGLIGAVGYTGWAINADSLSAGAVSPWIVVAGAGAGLMLGPASTDAVNRAINATYGEVTGITQTVRNYAAALGLAILGSIMSNQIADQIAASAEKFGLDESTSEALVGSLSGQTSGGAAGALANVPEKVQEAFLSEVPGDIASALTWVIYGMAAVMLLAALSALRHPGGRVAAIEGEQAGDAAESSGSATKRLLKFLGIFVGVAAVIYVVIWLVT, from the coding sequence ATGGCTGAGTCAACATCAAGCACAGGAACTAGTTCTGTCGCCAGCGACACTGGCGGCAAATCTTCCGGGCAGCGCACGCTGGTTATTACAGCCATGGTGTTCGTCACCGGGATGACCTTCATCGATCAGACGATCGTCTCCATCGGTGCGCCGGTCATCGAGAAAGATCTCGGCATTTCCGATGAAGCCGTTCAGTGGATCATCAACGGGTATCTGTTGGGATTGGCTGCGACCTTCGCCCTGATGGGTCGGATGGCCGATGTCTACGGCCATCGTCGCATGGTCATCATCGGGACCGTCGTCTTCGCCTTTTCCTCGCTTATGTGCGGGCTGACACCCAGCGGGGAGTGGGCCGGGGTGTGGTTGATCGGCTGGCGCTTCATCGAAGGAGTCGGCGCCGCCATGCTATTCCCGGCGGCGCTGGCCATCGTCGTAGCGGCATTTACGATTTCCACTCGCGGTCGAGCACTGGCGCTGTTCTTTGCCATCACCGGTGGACTTACTGCCATTGGTCCACTGCTCGGCGGGTACCTAGTCGAGTGGGACTGGCGGTCGATCTTCTGGGTCAACATTCCGATCGCGGTGATCGCTCTCGTCCTTACCGGCCTGTGTCATGTGGAGACGCAACGCCAGGATGAGCCGATCGACTGGGGCGGGGCGGTGTTCACGATTGTTGGCATGGGACTGTCGGTCCTCGGCTTCCAACAGGCGGGAACTTGGGGGTGGGAGAGTCCGGCGACCTGGAGCTGCATACTCGGTGGCTTCGCCGTGTTAGCACTGTTTTTGCGTTACGAGACCAAGCAGGAGTACCCGCTCATCAAGGTCCAAATCTTCACCGACCGGGCATTCCAGGCGGACAACGCGGTGCTGTTTTTCTTATCGATGGCTTTCGTCCCGGTGTTCTTCTTCTTGAGCGTCTACGCCCAGGCCGCACTCGGATATAGCGCACAAGAATCTGGTCTATTCCTAATGTGGTTCTTCCTCGGATTCGTCATCGCAGCCCAAGTCGGTGGTGCGCTGCTGGATTCCCGTGGTTCGAAACCCCCGATGCTGCTCGGTGGGCTTATCGGAGCAGTGGGCTACACCGGCTGGGCGATCAACGCAGACTCGCTATCGGCCGGGGCGGTCTCGCCGTGGATCGTGGTCGCTGGTGCGGGTGCAGGTCTAATGCTGGGCCCAGCGAGTACCGACGCAGTAAACCGGGCGATCAACGCAACCTACGGGGAGGTTACCGGCATCACGCAGACGGTGCGCAACTACGCCGCTGCGCTGGGTTTAGCCATCCTGGGCTCCATCATGTCCAACCAGATCGCAGACCAGATTGCTGCCAGTGCGGAGAAGTTTGGCCTGGATGAGTCGACCTCGGAGGCGCTAGTCGGCAGTTTGAGTGGCCAGACGAGTGGCGGAGCTGCCGGGGCGCTCGCTAACGTGCCCGAAAAAGTTCAGGAGGCATTCCTATCCGAGGTTCCCGGTGACATCGCTTCGGCACTGACCTGGGTGATCTACGGGATGGCGGCCGTCATGCTCTTGGCGGCGTTGTCTGCGCTGCGTCATCCAGGTGGACGGGTAGCTGCGATTGAGGGAGAGCAAGCCGGCGATGCCGCGGAATCATCTGGCTCCGCAACGAAGCGGCTGCTGAAGTTCCTGGGGATTTTTGTCGGAGTCGCGGCCGTGATCTACGTAGTGATCTGGCTGGTCACCTAG
- a CDS encoding Rrf2 family transcriptional regulator: MRLTGRIDYAVRAAVELAARQGYVPLDELAEAQGLPTEYVRAAMRDLRRAGIVASKRGHDGGYALDRAAEIVTLADIIRAVDGPLTEVRGERPDDVNYRGAAEPLRDVWLALRAHERAVLEQVTLADIIKDDLPEVVKQEL; encoded by the coding sequence GTGCGATTAACCGGCCGGATCGACTACGCCGTGCGGGCCGCGGTAGAACTCGCGGCTCGACAGGGCTACGTCCCCCTAGATGAACTGGCCGAAGCGCAGGGGCTGCCCACGGAATACGTCAGAGCAGCCATGCGCGATCTACGCCGGGCTGGGATCGTAGCCAGCAAGCGCGGTCATGACGGCGGCTACGCACTGGATCGCGCAGCAGAGATTGTCACGCTGGCCGACATCATCCGAGCGGTGGACGGGCCCCTCACCGAGGTCCGCGGCGAGCGGCCCGATGATGTCAACTACCGCGGTGCCGCCGAACCCTTGCGAGACGTGTGGCTTGCCCTGCGGGCCCATGAGCGGGCAGTTCTGGAACAGGTCACGCTAGCCGACATCATCAAAGATGATCTGCCTGAAGTCGTCAAGCAGGAGCTCTAG
- a CDS encoding DNA alkylation repair protein — translation MNEFGTDALRAALAERSDPAVQKHWQRYLKGEADFIGVPMAGVRATVTQFWHNGLVDAGVEQQRQVFSAWAAQPYTEERLAAVLLLAERLANELTDDDLAMLVQPLSSGAFADWNIVDWYSTKALAKFVAGGDREQRSDAVLSWANSDQLWQRRAAVVSFVPHAQQPRDFLTDLPEKLLLACDGNIQASVERFAHTGVGWLLREMSLAEPDLVTEYVTGHPELSAEARRMATAKLRPGPYRRR, via the coding sequence ATGAACGAGTTCGGAACCGATGCGTTGCGAGCGGCGCTCGCCGAGCGGTCCGATCCGGCGGTGCAGAAACATTGGCAGCGTTACCTCAAGGGCGAGGCTGATTTCATCGGCGTGCCGATGGCAGGAGTGCGGGCCACTGTGACCCAGTTCTGGCACAACGGATTGGTCGACGCTGGTGTTGAGCAGCAGCGACAGGTGTTCTCGGCCTGGGCAGCCCAGCCCTACACCGAGGAGCGACTCGCGGCAGTGCTACTGCTTGCGGAACGTCTTGCCAACGAACTGACTGACGACGATCTCGCCATGCTGGTGCAACCGTTGTCCTCCGGCGCTTTTGCCGATTGGAACATCGTGGATTGGTACAGCACCAAAGCACTGGCCAAGTTTGTCGCCGGAGGTGACCGAGAACAGCGCAGCGACGCGGTTCTTTCCTGGGCGAACTCAGATCAGTTATGGCAGCGGCGAGCGGCTGTGGTGAGTTTCGTCCCTCACGCGCAGCAGCCGCGGGACTTTCTTACCGATTTGCCGGAGAAGCTGCTGTTAGCCTGCGACGGCAACATCCAAGCGTCAGTTGAGCGATTTGCTCACACCGGGGTGGGTTGGCTGCTACGAGAAATGTCGCTCGCCGAACCGGACTTAGTGACGGAATACGTCACTGGCCACCCAGAACTCAGTGCCGAAGCTCGTCGGATGGCTACCGCCAAACTGCGACCCGGCCCGTACCGGCGTCGGTAG
- a CDS encoding aquaporin yields the protein MTADQQPPANDTSLLQQFAADAEARIQDFADPHQEWRRLCSEFVGTFFLVLVAAGAPMVGKLYPGTFSQAAAVIAPGAMVMAIIMFMGKVSGAHLNPAVSCAFALRGDFPWRRVPGYIVIQLLAATTAALFLQWLVTVSAKEGGSYPGSSTTDFAALATEAILTFGLVSVILGTASGAQNIGIIAAIGVGSYIALAGLWAASLSGASMNPARTFGPNFVGAELSTYWIYLIGPLVGAAAAVGFAFVLRGRGGGRSGSLAGQGDLFPEIADPDKA from the coding sequence GTGACCGCAGATCAGCAGCCGCCAGCGAATGATACGAGTCTGTTGCAACAGTTTGCTGCGGATGCTGAGGCTCGTATCCAAGACTTCGCCGATCCACATCAAGAGTGGCGGCGATTATGTTCCGAATTTGTGGGGACATTCTTTCTCGTCCTCGTCGCAGCTGGTGCCCCCATGGTGGGAAAGCTGTACCCGGGTACCTTCTCGCAAGCTGCCGCGGTGATCGCACCCGGTGCCATGGTCATGGCGATCATCATGTTTATGGGAAAAGTGTCAGGGGCGCACCTCAATCCCGCTGTGAGTTGTGCGTTCGCCCTGCGAGGGGATTTTCCGTGGCGTCGAGTCCCTGGCTACATCGTTATCCAGTTACTAGCGGCCACCACGGCCGCATTGTTTTTGCAGTGGCTGGTCACTGTCAGCGCCAAAGAAGGAGGTTCCTACCCAGGGAGTAGCACCACCGACTTCGCAGCCCTAGCGACAGAGGCAATTTTGACCTTCGGATTGGTGAGCGTCATTTTGGGGACCGCATCTGGTGCGCAAAACATCGGGATCATTGCGGCGATTGGAGTCGGTTCCTATATCGCCTTGGCGGGCCTATGGGCGGCCTCCTTGTCGGGTGCCTCAATGAATCCAGCCCGCACCTTCGGGCCCAACTTCGTCGGCGCCGAGCTGAGTACCTACTGGATCTATCTGATCGGGCCGTTGGTCGGTGCAGCAGCCGCAGTCGGTTTCGCTTTTGTGCTTCGTGGCCGAGGTGGTGGTCGGTCTGGATCGCTGGCTGGCCAGGGAGACCTTTTCCCCGAGATCGCTGATCCCGACAAGGCCTAG